GTGCCGGCCTGCTTGTTTTTCTTGTTGGTGCTGTTGAATTGATCAGATTCTTCCATTGAAAGTCGCAACCACAAGACCACGAGCGCTCCCAGGGCCCCGATGGCAAACGGGATCCGCCAGCCAAAGGCGTAGAGCTGGGCGTTGGTGAAGATGTTTTGCAAGATGATTTGAACGAGCAGGGCTAAGAGCTGCCCCCCGATCAGGGTGACATATTGGAACGAGGAGTAGAAACCACGCCGGGAAGGGGACGCCATTTCCGACATATAGGTAGCACTCGTTCCGTATTCACCACCTAAGGAAAGTCCCTGGATCAACCGGGTCAAGACCAGGATGACTGGTGACCAGATCCCGATTTGGGCGTACGTGGGCGTTAGGGCAATGACTAAGGAACCACCGGCCATGATGATCACCGAGAGAGTGAGGGCAGCCCGGCGCCCCTTTCGATCGGCGAAACGCCCCATCACAAAGGAACCCAAGGGGCGCATGAAGAACCCGATCGCAAAGACCCCGGCGGTGGCTAGTAATTCGGCGGTTTGGTTACCAGCCGGGAAGAAGGCGGCCGAAAAGTAAATCGCAAAGGATGCGTAAACATACCAGTCGAACCATTCGACCATGTTGCCTAAGGATCCTTTTAAAATGTTCGTGGCGACTTGACGTTCACTGCGTGGGACCGTCCGGACAGTGGTTGCTTGATCATGCATGTAAAGACCTCGCTTTCAAAAATTAGAATAGTACTAGCATAACGGTTTTCTTAAAGTAAAGTAAGTCTTTGCTAAGAAACTCGTTAGAAATTAAGTTTTTTAACTTAATGACCGATGATTATAAAAGCGGTTCCGCTTCCAGGCTTAATGATCAAAAGTTGGGAAAAGATTTTGATATGAATTCCGATTGTAATAATTAATGATAAGCGTTTACAATGTTGATTTGACGGTTATAAAACGGTTTTTAATTATGGATATAA
The nucleotide sequence above comes from Limosilactobacillus fermentum. Encoded proteins:
- a CDS encoding MFS transporter, which gives rise to MHDQATTVRTVPRSERQVATNILKGSLGNMVEWFDWYVYASFAIYFSAAFFPAGNQTAELLATAGVFAIGFFMRPLGSFVMGRFADRKGRRAALTLSVIIMAGGSLVIALTPTYAQIGIWSPVILVLTRLIQGLSLGGEYGTSATYMSEMASPSRRGFYSSFQYVTLIGGQLLALLVQIILQNIFTNAQLYAFGWRIPFAIGALGALVVLWLRLSMEESDQFNSTNKKNKQAGTLRLLAKYPKQVLIVVGMTLGGTISFYTYTTYLQQFMINTTGLSKESAAMINFLALLVMVILQPVFGHLSDKIGRKPLLIFFGVGGTVLTVPLFTLLTNATQAWQAFLLMLVGVVIVSGYTSINAIVKAELFPAEIRALGVGLPYGLTVAIFGGTVNYVALWLRSVHLESGFFWYVSGTVFISLLVYIFMIKKGVSALDKD